One Dehalobacter sp. genomic window carries:
- a CDS encoding prepilin-type N-terminal cleavage/methylation domain-containing protein, giving the protein MAGLTKKTGRQNDKGFTLLEVLVSLVITGIVAAMVFQLYISQYRMAKGLMADADLSFAAVRAGQVLTAAISTAESVVWTGKVLRINYLENGKAMTDSYYLADKDFNGVPDLYREHLGVPTPVASRIYEFYCTGVKDGLWQISLVAEQAENAVTWQRTVRVRSSSD; this is encoded by the coding sequence ATGGCTGGGCTGACAAAGAAAACGGGACGGCAAAATGACAAGGGATTTACGCTGTTAGAAGTTCTTGTTTCTCTGGTCATTACCGGAATCGTTGCTGCAATGGTTTTTCAATTATACATCAGTCAGTACCGGATGGCTAAGGGGCTGATGGCAGACGCCGATCTTTCCTTTGCAGCTGTCCGGGCGGGTCAGGTTCTGACCGCAGCTATTTCCACGGCAGAAAGTGTAGTATGGACAGGTAAAGTATTACGTATCAATTATCTTGAGAACGGTAAGGCCATGACAGACAGCTACTATCTTGCTGACAAGGACTTTAACGGAGTTCCGGACTTGTACCGTGAACATCTCGGTGTTCCGACTCCGGTAGCAAGCAGGATTTATGAATTTTATTGTACTGGAGTTAAGGATGGGTTATGGCAAATTTCTCTAGTGGCAGAACAGGCGGAGAACGCCGTCACCTGGCAAAGAACTGTCCGTGTAAGAAGTTCTTCGGATTAA